A section of the Clostridium felsineum DSM 794 genome encodes:
- a CDS encoding YiiD C-terminal domain-containing protein yields the protein MDKNEFQQLIHKQIPIINAMGIDVLEFTPYKVRISAKLNPNINDKGTAFGGSISCLMTLCGWAMTFANIKESYPDANIVIQKSTIEYLVPIKKDFIAECTLENEDDKKNFLEMYSKHKKGKLDLKVTCYDKDVLLVKYQGRYVAFH from the coding sequence ATGGATAAAAATGAGTTTCAACAATTAATCCATAAACAAATACCAATTATTAATGCCATGGGGATTGATGTTTTAGAATTCACACCTTATAAGGTAAGAATTTCAGCAAAATTAAATCCAAATATAAATGATAAAGGAACTGCATTTGGTGGTAGTATAAGCTGTCTAATGACACTCTGTGGTTGGGCAATGACATTTGCAAATATTAAAGAATCATATCCAGATGCTAATATTGTAATTCAAAAAAGCACTATAGAATACCTAGTACCTATAAAAAAAGATTTTATAGCAGAGTGTACTCTAGAAAATGAAGATGATAAAAAAAACTTTCTTGAAATGTACTCAAAACATAAAAAAGGTAAATTAGATCTTAAAGTAACTTGCTATGATAAAGATGTTTTATTAGTAAAATATCAAGGTCGTTATGTAGCATTTCATTAG
- a CDS encoding 3-oxoacyl-[acyl-carrier-protein] synthase III C-terminal domain-containing protein, translating to MFNNIVITGIGTTYPEENVTTYEDIENHFKGTGIRVRSLMKILGKNKRFSIDEDIDYFDFAKVASDKALKQANIKADELDIIVVVADTPEYIAPTNAIKLGKKLNAKNVKVAYDMNANCAGGVVAIDQISRYLLSNKEFSKAMITTVFIESYIRDDKDPIDYSIFSDSVASVILEKKEEEVKRGFIDSSYKTDWNYDNMNVFPKSGFKDMLMKNNRDDKDIKAGVNEEVNLDFIPDVWNDIILNLLKKNALLPADIKKYFFSQFSLYHIATAMAKLHLKKDKYIYTGDMYGYNGSCSPFFSLEYALNDELVVKDDHIVLCAIGAGYTTSAVLYKL from the coding sequence ATGTTTAATAATATAGTAATTACAGGAATAGGCACTACTTATCCAGAGGAAAATGTTACAACATATGAAGATATAGAGAACCATTTTAAGGGTACAGGTATTAGAGTAAGAAGTCTTATGAAAATACTAGGGAAAAATAAAAGATTTAGTATTGATGAAGATATAGACTACTTTGATTTTGCCAAAGTTGCCTCAGACAAAGCCCTTAAACAGGCTAACATAAAAGCAGATGAATTAGACATAATTGTTGTTGTTGCTGATACACCAGAATACATAGCTCCAACAAACGCAATAAAACTAGGTAAAAAGTTAAATGCGAAAAACGTTAAAGTTGCATATGACATGAATGCCAATTGTGCAGGAGGAGTAGTAGCTATAGATCAAATTTCTAGGTATCTGCTTTCAAACAAAGAGTTTAGTAAGGCAATGATAACTACAGTATTTATTGAAAGTTATATAAGAGATGATAAAGATCCAATAGACTACTCAATATTTTCAGATTCAGTTGCTTCAGTTATACTAGAGAAAAAAGAAGAAGAGGTAAAAAGAGGATTTATAGATTCTAGTTATAAAACTGATTGGAATTATGATAACATGAATGTATTTCCTAAAAGTGGATTTAAAGATATGTTAATGAAGAATAATAGAGATGATAAAGATATTAAAGCAGGTGTTAATGAAGAAGTGAATTTAGATTTTATACCTGATGTTTGGAATGACATAATATTAAATTTACTTAAAAAAAATGCATTATTACCAGCAGACATAAAGAAGTACTTTTTTTCTCAATTTTCGCTGTATCATATTGCAACAGCAATGGCAAAGCTGCATTTAAAAAAGGACAAGTATATTTATACAGGAGATATGTATGGATATAATGGAAGCTGTAGTCCATTTTTTTCTTTGGAATATGCTTTGAATGATGAATTGGTAGTAAAAGATGATCATATTGTGTTATGTGCAATTGGTGCTGGATATACTACATCAGCGGTATTATATAAATTATAG
- a CDS encoding phosphopantetheine-binding protein produces the protein MNIDEIRAFLKNILIDIGIEEEFLNDMKSVTTVELGLKSVELIDMAVSIKEKYGVSMKLTVKEDITLEDICEYILENVNK, from the coding sequence ATGAATATAGATGAAATAAGAGCATTTTTAAAAAATATATTGATAGATATAGGTATAGAAGAAGAATTTTTGAATGATATGAAAAGTGTAACTACCGTAGAACTAGGATTGAAGTCAGTTGAGTTAATTGATATGGCAGTTTCTATAAAAGAAAAATATGGAGTGTCTATGAAATTAACAGTTAAAGAAGACATAACATTAGAAGATATTTGCGAATATATTTTAGAAAATGTTAATAAATAA
- a CDS encoding AMP-binding protein, producing MIYGEVFNISNYLIEECNLKKGRKDKIALYYKNSMYTYGDMNNKVNQFGNYMRELGLDMENRIGLLMPDEPEYIFLFLGAIRVGVVPLLINIKLDLENINSLIDESRIKYLFTTGDFYNKLRDYQHELLKQIIVVSDKKDYIYNLNTSCKLAPTTKDDIAFWQFTSGSSGRPKGAMHFHQNVLTVIDSFGKQILKSNSEDIFYSHPLISFALGVLFTIYIPFAVGGSAIIKSNDNDNLFSVIDDINKFKPTVFIAVPMIFNSILKLLDSNDIGFHNMRLCVTGGEGLPKSVYDSWKKRFNCEILQEYGCTESLAAVLSNRIGEAKIGSVGKIVPGYKAEILDEENNVVEDGMPGELFIAGNSIMQGYWNNKDKTHEIKYGNGVKTGDIFYKDNEGYFWYIGRNTDTFKVNGVWVNGSKIESVIADHPLVQEGAVAGEISDEKTTIIVAYIVIGKSSADAIVSDLKKSIRQNIGRDMCPKKFYIVKSLPRGLTGKLKRSALKDTSVCKIIL from the coding sequence ATGATTTACGGTGAAGTATTTAACATTAGTAATTACTTAATTGAAGAATGTAATTTAAAAAAAGGTAGAAAAGATAAAATTGCACTATATTATAAAAATTCTATGTATACCTATGGCGATATGAATAATAAGGTAAATCAATTTGGAAATTATATGCGAGAACTTGGCTTAGATATGGAAAATAGAATAGGACTATTAATGCCAGATGAACCAGAATATATATTTTTGTTTTTAGGAGCTATTAGAGTTGGAGTTGTACCACTTTTAATTAATATAAAATTAGACTTAGAAAATATAAACTCTCTTATTGATGAATCTAGAATAAAATATTTATTTACTACAGGAGATTTTTATAATAAACTTAGAGATTATCAACATGAATTATTAAAACAAATAATAGTTGTTAGTGACAAAAAAGATTATATATATAATTTGAATACAAGTTGTAAGTTAGCACCAACAACTAAAGATGATATTGCATTTTGGCAATTTACATCAGGTAGTAGTGGAAGACCTAAGGGAGCCATGCACTTTCATCAGAATGTACTAACAGTTATTGATTCGTTTGGTAAACAGATTTTAAAAAGTAACAGCGAAGATATATTCTATTCGCATCCTTTGATTTCATTTGCCCTCGGAGTGTTATTTACGATTTATATTCCTTTTGCAGTGGGAGGAAGTGCTATTATAAAGTCTAATGACAATGATAATTTATTTTCAGTAATTGATGATATTAATAAATTTAAGCCTACAGTTTTTATTGCGGTACCAATGATTTTTAATTCTATATTGAAATTGCTAGATTCTAATGATATCGGATTTCATAATATGCGTTTATGTGTTACAGGAGGTGAAGGATTACCTAAATCAGTTTATGACTCATGGAAGAAAAGGTTTAATTGTGAAATTTTACAAGAGTATGGCTGTACAGAATCATTAGCAGCAGTACTATCAAATCGAATTGGTGAGGCTAAGATAGGAAGCGTTGGTAAAATTGTGCCTGGATATAAGGCTGAAATATTAGATGAGGAAAATAATGTAGTAGAAGATGGGATGCCTGGTGAATTATTTATAGCTGGGAATAGTATTATGCAAGGATATTGGAATAATAAAGATAAAACTCATGAAATAAAGTACGGAAATGGTGTGAAAACAGGAGATATATTTTATAAAGACAATGAAGGATATTTTTGGTATATAGGTAGAAATACTGATACATTCAAGGTAAATGGAGTATGGGTTAACGGTTCAAAAATAGAAAGTGTAATTGCAGATCATCCATTGGTACAAGAAGGGGCAGTCGCTGGAGAAATAAGTGATGAAAAAACCACAATAATTGTTGCTTATATTGTAATTGGTAAAAGTTCGGCAGATGCTATTGTTAGCGACTTAAAAAAGAGTATTAGACAAAATATTGGTCGTGATATGTGTCCTAAGAAATTTTATATTGTTAAGTCGTTACCTAGAGGACTTACTGGAAAATTAAAACGATCAGCGTTAAAAGATACATCTGTATGTAAAATTATATTATAG
- a CDS encoding amino acid adenylation domain-containing protein, translated as MDQKFNILEKLNLSTNVKDIYTRYNKTKENIEINTLHEIVSKAAHKYPDNVAIIEGENKICYWELEEKSNQVANYLLKKHLKKSELVAVIASRKINTIINVLGILKAGCAYVPIDPDYPDDRVEYIKNNSNCNIILKEDTYDTENLSFYDKNKLSIKVDVNSLAYVIYTSGSTGVPKGVEITHKSACNTILDINRKFNVSEEDRIIALSSMCFDLSVYDIFGCLSVGATLVQVADQRDVKNILEVMRNNKITIWNSIPSTMTILVDNIKAEDNSSDLRLVLLSGDWIPLNLPSKIKNHFKNSKVVSLGGATEASIWSIYYPIEEVKDTWKSIPYGMPLANQSIYILNYEQKLCPEGIKGEIYIGGDGVALGYINDEEKTKKAFINHPDFGKIYKTGDYGILNKGGYVEFIGREDNQVKVRGYRVELSEVETTMNSFEGIKSSIVTVKKDSLNNNYLCGYYVASKNMPKSEIKEHLSKMLPPYMIPTKLIQIERIPLTANGKIDRKNLPQPIDDNEVNENYAAPSNEIQEKLVMIFQDAFEGKIKIGIKDNFYEMGLNSILMVSIISKLEEAFSIQIKFKDFLKLNNIEDLERLIQKTSITHSSDGVDDKKTINKKREEIYYWSPIMQWRIENDVLIIGEKEYSEKVYLSLLPKLYFLTQNGCTLETIVNEFTYYNNLELRQALDKLMNDKILVNEILKIEDLFSSQDNLLKHDYGNDLIVKKEVYEKYKREQLNRKLSYDSEKVIELRQETKMPENMAKRYSCREYDCETKISFDDFSTMLSTFKQIKLGGYKYYYYASAGGLYPVDVFIYVKKDRIENVDNGLYYYNSVDNLLCLVEDKECITSDAHYFTNKDIFKESAFSIYFIYNAKVSMPRYKGSGYLYSLIDTGIMVSTLTQICENLNIGVCSIGDMNFEKIESHFHLEKNQRFLHCLEGGIKINNSRITIS; from the coding sequence ATGGATCAAAAATTTAATATTCTTGAAAAGTTGAATTTAAGTACAAATGTTAAGGATATATATACTAGGTATAATAAGACTAAAGAAAATATAGAAATAAATACTCTACATGAAATTGTTTCAAAAGCAGCTCATAAATATCCTGATAATGTTGCTATCATAGAGGGAGAAAATAAAATTTGTTATTGGGAGTTAGAGGAAAAGTCAAATCAAGTAGCCAACTATTTACTAAAAAAGCATTTAAAAAAAAGTGAATTAGTAGCAGTAATTGCTTCAAGGAAGATAAATACAATTATTAATGTTTTAGGTATCCTTAAAGCAGGTTGCGCATATGTGCCTATCGATCCTGATTATCCGGATGACAGAGTAGAGTATATTAAAAATAATAGTAATTGTAATATTATTCTAAAAGAGGATACTTATGATACTGAGAATTTAAGTTTTTATGATAAAAATAAGCTTTCAATAAAAGTTGATGTAAATAGTTTAGCGTATGTTATTTATACATCTGGAAGTACTGGAGTTCCCAAAGGAGTTGAAATAACACATAAATCTGCATGCAATACAATACTGGATATAAATAGAAAGTTTAATGTTAGTGAGGAAGATAGAATAATTGCATTATCTTCAATGTGTTTTGATTTATCTGTATATGATATTTTTGGATGTTTAAGTGTAGGGGCTACTTTAGTACAAGTTGCGGATCAAAGAGATGTTAAAAATATTTTAGAGGTTATGAGAAATAATAAAATAACAATTTGGAATTCTATTCCTTCAACAATGACAATTTTAGTTGATAACATAAAAGCTGAAGATAATAGTTCTGATTTAAGATTAGTACTATTAAGTGGTGATTGGATACCTCTAAATCTTCCAAGTAAAATAAAAAATCATTTTAAAAATAGCAAGGTTGTTAGCTTGGGTGGAGCTACGGAAGCCTCAATATGGTCTATTTACTATCCAATAGAAGAAGTAAAAGATACGTGGAAAAGTATACCTTATGGAATGCCATTAGCAAACCAAAGTATATATATATTAAATTATGAACAAAAATTGTGTCCCGAAGGAATTAAAGGAGAAATATATATTGGTGGAGATGGTGTAGCATTAGGTTATATAAATGACGAGGAAAAAACGAAAAAAGCATTTATTAACCATCCGGATTTTGGAAAAATTTACAAAACTGGTGATTATGGAATATTAAATAAAGGTGGCTACGTTGAGTTCATTGGGAGAGAAGATAATCAAGTAAAGGTTCGTGGATATAGAGTAGAATTAAGTGAAGTGGAAACTACAATGAATTCATTTGAGGGTATTAAGTCTTCAATTGTCACTGTAAAGAAGGATAGTTTAAATAATAATTATCTTTGTGGATATTACGTAGCAAGCAAAAATATGCCAAAGAGTGAAATTAAAGAACATTTGAGTAAAATGCTTCCTCCATATATGATTCCTACAAAGTTAATCCAAATTGAAAGGATACCTTTAACAGCTAACGGTAAAATTGATAGGAAGAATTTACCGCAGCCAATAGATGATAATGAGGTAAATGAAAATTATGCTGCACCTTCTAATGAAATTCAAGAGAAATTAGTTATGATTTTTCAAGATGCTTTTGAAGGTAAGATAAAGATAGGTATTAAGGATAATTTTTACGAAATGGGATTAAATTCAATATTAATGGTGTCTATCATATCTAAATTAGAAGAAGCTTTTAGTATTCAGATAAAATTTAAGGATTTTTTGAAGTTAAATAATATTGAAGACTTAGAGAGATTAATACAAAAGACTTCAATAACGCATTCGTCTGATGGTGTTGATGATAAGAAAACTATAAACAAGAAAAGAGAAGAGATATATTATTGGTCACCTATTATGCAATGGAGAATTGAGAATGATGTATTGATAATCGGCGAAAAAGAATATTCAGAAAAAGTTTATTTATCATTATTACCAAAGTTGTACTTTTTAACACAAAATGGCTGTACATTAGAAACTATAGTGAATGAATTCACATATTATAATAATTTAGAATTAAGACAAGCTTTAGATAAATTAATGAATGATAAGATTCTTGTAAATGAGATTTTAAAAATTGAAGATTTGTTTAGCAGTCAAGATAATTTATTAAAGCATGACTATGGAAATGATTTAATTGTTAAAAAGGAAGTTTATGAAAAATATAAGCGTGAACAATTAAATAGAAAGCTTAGTTATGATAGTGAAAAAGTCATAGAACTTAGGCAAGAAACTAAAATGCCTGAAAATATGGCAAAAAGATATAGCTGCAGAGAATATGATTGTGAAACTAAAATATCATTTGATGATTTTTCAACAATGTTGAGTACGTTTAAGCAAATAAAATTAGGGGGGTATAAATACTATTACTATGCAAGTGCTGGTGGATTATATCCTGTGGATGTGTTTATATATGTAAAAAAAGATAGAATAGAGAATGTAGACAATGGCTTGTATTATTATAATTCAGTTGATAATTTACTATGTTTAGTTGAGGATAAAGAATGTATTACATCAGACGCACATTACTTTACTAATAAGGATATATTTAAAGAATCTGCTTTTTCTATTTACTTTATCTATAATGCAAAAGTTTCAATGCCTAGGTATAAAGGATCTGGATATTTATATTCTCTTATCGATACGGGTATTATGGTATCAACATTAACTCAAATATGTGAGAATCTAAATATTGGAGTTTGCTCTATAGGTGATATGAATTTTGAAAAGATAGAATCACATTTCCATTTGGAAAAAAATCAAAGATTTCTACATTGCTTAGAAGGCGGAATTAAAATTAATAATAGTAGAATAACTATTAGTTGA